One segment of Mycolicibacterium neworleansense DNA contains the following:
- the manA gene encoding mannose-6-phosphate isomerase, class I codes for MHLLRGAVRTYAWGSRTAIADFTGRPSPTIHPEAELWLGAHPGDPAWLQTEHGEESLLQAVHDDPEGQLGSVAIGRFGDALPFLVKVLAADEPLSLQAHPSAAQAREGFDREDRLEIPVSSPVRNYRDRSHKPELLVALGQFDALAGFRPVDRTVELMRALAVSDLDPFINLLSDQSDADGLRALFTTWITAPQPDLDVLVPAVLDGAVHYIRSGAKKFAAEVKTVLELGERYPGDAGVLASLLLNRISLQAGEGLYLPAGNLHAYLHGVGVEVMANSDNVLRGGLTPKHVDVPELLRVLDFTPTPEDRLRPETVTDGTETIYQTPAQEFAVSVLTVDGEHIGDEIDVHSHHDGPQLLLCTEGAAVIYADDDKLTLERGAAAWVAAADGPIRLTAAEPTKLFRVTIGI; via the coding sequence GTGCATCTGCTACGGGGAGCGGTGCGGACCTATGCCTGGGGTTCGCGCACAGCAATCGCCGATTTCACCGGAAGGCCCAGTCCGACAATCCATCCGGAGGCCGAACTGTGGCTCGGCGCGCATCCGGGCGATCCGGCGTGGCTGCAGACCGAGCACGGCGAAGAGTCGCTGCTGCAGGCGGTCCACGATGATCCCGAAGGGCAACTGGGCAGCGTGGCGATCGGCCGATTCGGCGACGCACTGCCGTTCCTGGTCAAGGTGCTGGCCGCCGATGAACCGTTGTCGTTGCAGGCCCATCCGAGCGCCGCGCAGGCCCGTGAGGGTTTCGATCGCGAGGACCGGCTCGAGATCCCGGTGTCCTCACCCGTCCGCAATTACCGCGACCGGAGCCACAAACCCGAATTATTGGTTGCGCTAGGGCAATTCGATGCCCTGGCCGGATTCCGCCCGGTCGACCGCACGGTCGAGTTGATGCGCGCGCTGGCCGTCTCGGACCTGGACCCGTTCATCAACCTGCTCTCCGATCAGTCCGACGCCGACGGATTGCGGGCCCTGTTCACCACCTGGATCACCGCGCCGCAGCCTGACCTGGACGTGCTGGTGCCGGCGGTGCTCGACGGCGCGGTCCATTACATCCGTTCCGGGGCAAAGAAATTCGCCGCAGAGGTCAAGACCGTGCTGGAGCTCGGCGAGCGTTATCCCGGTGACGCCGGTGTGCTGGCCTCCTTGCTGCTCAACCGCATCAGCCTGCAGGCGGGGGAAGGGCTCTACCTTCCGGCCGGAAACCTGCACGCGTATCTGCACGGTGTCGGTGTCGAGGTGATGGCCAACTCCGACAACGTGCTGCGCGGCGGGCTGACCCCGAAGCACGTCGATGTGCCCGAGCTTCTGCGCGTGCTGGACTTCACCCCGACCCCGGAGGATCGGCTGCGGCCGGAAACCGTCACGGATGGAACCGAAACCATCTATCAGACGCCGGCGCAGGAGTTCGCCGTTTCGGTGCTGACGGTCGACGGTGAACACATCGGCGACGAGATCGACGTGCACTCCCATCACGATGGTCCGCAGCTGCTGCTGTGCACGGAAGGTGCGGCGGTGATCTATGCCGACGACGACAAGCTGACCTTGGAGCGTGGTGCGGCGGCGTGGGTGGCGGCCGCGGACGGCCCGATCCGGCTGACCGCCGCCGAGCCGACGAAACTGTTCCGGGTGACCATCGGGATCTGA
- a CDS encoding DUF3499 domain-containing protein has product MNIPRRCCRPGCPHYAVATLTFVYSDSTAVVGPLATVSEPHSWDLCVGHAGRITAPRGWELVRHAGPLPTHPDEDDLVALADAVREGQPGAVPRGGVVAGFSDPSTGAGTSAVMAPPARPAEPNGRRRGHLRVLPDPDN; this is encoded by the coding sequence GTGAATATTCCCCGTCGCTGCTGCCGGCCCGGGTGCCCGCACTATGCCGTGGCGACGCTGACTTTTGTCTACTCCGACTCCACGGCGGTAGTCGGACCACTGGCCACGGTGTCTGAGCCCCACTCCTGGGATTTGTGTGTCGGCCATGCCGGCCGCATCACGGCGCCGCGAGGCTGGGAGCTGGTCCGCCACGCCGGGCCGCTGCCCACCCATCCCGATGAGGACGACCTGGTGGCGTTGGCCGATGCGGTCCGCGAAGGCCAACCCGGCGCGGTTCCCCGTGGCGGCGTGGTGGCCGGGTTCTCCGATCCCTCGACCGGTGCGGGCACCAGCGCGGTGATGGCACCGCCGGCGCGCCCGGCCGAGCCCAACGGCCGTCGTCGCGGGCACCTTCGGGTGTTGCCGGACCCCGACAACTAG
- a CDS encoding FAD-dependent oxidoreductase translates to MLSTSTRPTNHAVVVGGSIAGLCAARVLADHFADVTLYERDELPDQPVNRSAIPQGQHVHLLMARGADELEALFPGLLDDMVAANVPVVENRPSSIHFEAGGHLLGTGQTRESNFTAYVPSRGQLEWQIRRRVSALPNVQILRRGVSEPQFDPATQRVTGLLLDDGEEIAADMVVDASGRGSRLPVWLEQWGYERPPEESIKIGVTYASQRVHIPAELISEKMVVVSAAHDSGLGMGMLFHEDGIWTVTAFGVAKAEPPSDFAGIKELGGTALPPHLAAALRAGEAVGEMNFHRYPVSKWRRYDKLDRFPDGIFPFGDAVVSLNPTYGQGVTMSTVQAANLRQVLSEGTQDLIPRLARRTARTTYPVWTMNSVADQVKHGAEGDKAFWFGPLFGLFDQFLGAAETDPVLAEWFLRRTSMLDSLWLTPPPRIVGRAIRHNIKAWLAERRRRPNRSEASVTARS, encoded by the coding sequence ATGCTCAGCACATCCACACGCCCCACCAACCATGCCGTCGTCGTCGGAGGGAGCATCGCCGGGCTATGCGCCGCGCGGGTGCTCGCCGATCATTTCGCCGACGTGACCCTCTACGAACGTGACGAGCTGCCCGATCAGCCGGTCAACCGCAGTGCGATCCCGCAGGGCCAGCATGTGCACCTCCTGATGGCTCGCGGGGCCGACGAGCTGGAGGCGCTTTTCCCGGGTTTGCTCGACGATATGGTGGCCGCGAACGTGCCGGTGGTGGAGAACCGACCTTCCTCCATCCACTTCGAGGCAGGCGGCCACCTGCTCGGTACCGGACAGACCCGCGAGTCCAACTTCACCGCCTACGTCCCCAGCCGCGGACAGCTCGAATGGCAGATTCGCCGGCGGGTGTCGGCCTTGCCCAACGTGCAGATCCTCCGACGAGGAGTGAGCGAACCGCAGTTCGATCCCGCGACCCAACGGGTCACCGGGCTCTTGCTCGACGACGGTGAAGAGATTGCGGCCGACATGGTGGTCGACGCCTCGGGACGCGGCAGTCGCTTACCGGTGTGGTTGGAACAGTGGGGCTACGAGCGACCGCCCGAGGAATCGATCAAAATCGGGGTCACCTACGCGTCACAGCGCGTCCATATCCCCGCAGAGCTCATCAGCGAGAAGATGGTCGTCGTCAGTGCGGCGCACGACAGCGGCCTCGGTATGGGCATGTTGTTCCACGAGGACGGTATCTGGACAGTAACCGCGTTCGGTGTCGCCAAGGCCGAGCCGCCCAGCGATTTCGCCGGCATCAAAGAACTGGGCGGCACCGCCCTGCCACCGCACCTTGCCGCCGCGCTGCGTGCCGGTGAAGCGGTGGGCGAGATGAACTTTCACCGCTACCCGGTCAGCAAGTGGCGGCGCTACGACAAGCTGGACCGGTTCCCGGACGGGATTTTCCCGTTCGGCGATGCGGTGGTGAGCCTGAATCCGACGTACGGACAGGGCGTGACCATGTCGACCGTCCAGGCGGCCAACCTGCGTCAGGTGCTCTCCGAAGGAACCCAGGACCTGATCCCCCGGCTGGCACGGCGAACCGCCAGAACCACCTACCCGGTGTGGACGATGAATTCGGTTGCCGATCAGGTGAAGCACGGGGCGGAGGGCGACAAAGCCTTCTGGTTCGGCCCGCTCTTCGGTCTCTTCGACCAATTCTTGGGGGCAGCCGAGACAGATCCCGTTCTGGCCGAGTGGTTTCTGCGGCGAACGAGCATGCTCGACAGCCTGTGGCTGACTCCACCGCCCCGGATCGTCGGACGAGCGATCCGCCACAACATCAAGGCTTGGCTGGCCGAACGCCGCCGGCGTCCCAACCGCTCCGAGGCGTCGGTCACCGCCCGAAGCTGA
- the cofD gene encoding 2-phospho-L-lactate transferase, which produces MKITVLVGGVGGARFLLGVQHLLGLGQFAGSDSKHELTAIVNVGDDAWMHGVRICPDLDTCMYTLGGGIDPERGWGHRNETWHAKEELAAYGVQPDWFGLGDRDLATHLVRTQMLRAGYPLSQVTEALCKRWSPGARLLPVTDDRSETHVVITDPEDGARRAIHFQEWWVRYRAQVPSHSFAFVGAEQATAAPGVTEAIAEADVVLLAPSNPVVSIGPILQIPGIRGALRSTKAPVVGYSPIIDGKPLRGMADECLSIIGVESTSQAVGQHFGARSGTGILDGWLVHEGDDAEIEGVQVRAVPLLMTDPATTAEMVRAGLDLAGVGL; this is translated from the coding sequence GTGAAGATCACCGTTCTGGTCGGCGGCGTCGGAGGCGCCCGGTTTTTGCTGGGGGTACAGCACCTGTTGGGCCTCGGCCAGTTCGCCGGGAGCGACAGCAAGCACGAACTCACAGCGATCGTGAACGTTGGCGACGATGCGTGGATGCACGGCGTCCGGATCTGCCCGGACCTCGACACCTGCATGTACACCCTGGGCGGCGGTATCGATCCCGAGCGCGGCTGGGGCCACCGGAACGAGACCTGGCACGCCAAGGAGGAGCTCGCCGCCTACGGCGTGCAACCGGACTGGTTCGGCCTGGGCGACCGGGACCTGGCCACCCACCTGGTGCGCACCCAGATGCTGCGGGCGGGCTACCCGCTGTCGCAGGTCACCGAGGCGCTGTGTAAACGCTGGTCACCGGGGGCGCGGCTGTTGCCGGTCACCGATGACCGCAGCGAGACCCACGTGGTGATCACCGACCCCGAGGATGGGGCACGGCGGGCGATCCACTTCCAGGAGTGGTGGGTGCGCTATCGCGCCCAGGTGCCCTCACACAGCTTTGCGTTCGTGGGTGCCGAGCAGGCAACTGCCGCACCCGGGGTCACCGAGGCCATCGCCGAAGCCGACGTGGTGTTGCTGGCACCGTCGAATCCCGTCGTGAGCATCGGGCCGATCCTGCAGATCCCCGGTATCCGGGGCGCGCTGCGTTCGACCAAGGCGCCGGTGGTCGGCTACTCTCCCATCATCGACGGAAAACCGTTGCGCGGCATGGCAGATGAGTGCCTGTCGATCATCGGTGTGGAATCCACCTCACAGGCCGTCGGTCAACACTTCGGAGCCCGGTCGGGCACCGGAATTCTGGACGGCTGGCTGGTGCACGAGGGCGATGACGCCGAGATCGAGGGCGTGCAGGTGCGTGCGGTGCCACTGTTGATGACGGATCCCGCGACCACCGCCGAGATGGTGCGGGCAGGTCTGGACCTGGCAGGCGTCGGGCTGTGA
- a CDS encoding NUDIX hydrolase translates to MSAESLHASAVEVLTHWQTPDPGQDTLRHAVLSFLAARPDACLRACVPGHITASALVVDHTGTQTLLTLHPRFGRWLQLGGHCEETDSDIRAAALREATEESGITGLAADPQLAALHVHPVTCSLGVPTRHLDMQFVVRAPAGAEIACSDESLDLRWWPLDALPEGTDFGLQQLADSAARTV, encoded by the coding sequence GTGAGCGCCGAGAGCCTGCACGCCTCGGCAGTCGAGGTACTGACGCATTGGCAGACACCCGATCCCGGCCAGGACACCTTGCGCCATGCAGTGCTGTCGTTTCTGGCCGCCCGTCCCGATGCCTGTCTGCGGGCGTGCGTGCCCGGCCACATCACCGCCTCGGCACTGGTTGTCGACCACACCGGAACTCAGACGTTGCTCACCCTGCATCCCCGCTTCGGCCGCTGGCTGCAGCTCGGCGGGCACTGTGAGGAAACGGATTCCGACATCCGGGCCGCCGCACTGCGCGAGGCCACCGAGGAGTCCGGCATCACCGGGCTGGCCGCCGACCCGCAACTGGCGGCGCTGCACGTGCATCCGGTGACCTGCTCGTTGGGCGTACCGACCCGCCACCTCGACATGCAGTTCGTGGTGCGGGCCCCGGCCGGCGCCGAGATTGCCTGTAGCGACGAATCTTTGGACCTGCGCTGGTGGCCGCTGGATGCGCTGCCCGAGGGCACCG
- a CDS encoding coenzyme F420-0:L-glutamate ligase — MTAAVNTEHGSADRIEILPVPGLPEFRPGDDLAAALAQATPWLCDGDVLVITSKIVSKCEGRIVTAPSDPEERDTLRRKLIDSEAVRVLARKGRTLITENAIGLVQAAAGVDGSNVDSNELALLPVDPDGSAQALRAGLRERLGVTVAVVITDTMGRAWRNGQADFAIGASGLTVLHGYAGARDRHGNELLVTEVAVADEIAAAADLVKGKLTAIPVAVVRGLDLADDGSNARTLLRSGEDDLFWLGTAEAIQLGRNQAQLLRRSVRAFSAEPVDHALIEAAVGEALTAPAPHHTRPVRFVWVQDAATRTRLLDRMKDKWRADLTSDGRDPESVERRLSRGQILYDAPELVIPFLVPDGAHSYPDEARTQAEHTMFTVAVGAAVQALLVALAVREVGSCWIGSTIFAGDLVRAELDLPADWEPLGAIAIGHPAEPQPPRDPVPTDGLLVVK, encoded by the coding sequence GTGACCGCCGCGGTGAACACCGAGCACGGGTCTGCCGATCGGATCGAGATCCTGCCCGTGCCAGGGCTTCCCGAGTTCCGGCCCGGCGATGATCTGGCCGCCGCCCTCGCCCAGGCGACACCGTGGCTGTGTGACGGGGATGTGCTGGTCATCACCAGTAAGATCGTGTCCAAGTGCGAAGGCCGCATCGTCACCGCCCCTTCCGATCCGGAGGAGCGGGATACCCTGCGGCGCAAGCTCATCGACAGCGAGGCCGTCCGCGTTCTGGCGCGCAAGGGCCGGACCCTGATCACCGAGAACGCCATCGGGCTGGTCCAGGCCGCCGCCGGCGTCGACGGCTCGAACGTCGACTCGAACGAATTGGCCCTGCTGCCCGTCGATCCCGACGGCAGCGCACAGGCGCTGCGCGCGGGCCTGCGTGAGCGGCTCGGCGTCACCGTCGCCGTCGTGATCACCGACACCATGGGCCGCGCCTGGCGCAACGGCCAAGCTGATTTCGCCATCGGCGCATCCGGGCTCACCGTGCTGCACGGTTACGCCGGCGCCCGCGACCGGCACGGTAACGAACTGCTCGTCACCGAGGTGGCCGTGGCCGACGAGATCGCCGCGGCAGCCGATCTGGTGAAGGGCAAGCTCACCGCAATCCCGGTCGCGGTGGTGCGGGGCCTGGATCTGGCCGACGACGGGTCGAACGCACGCACGCTGCTCCGGTCCGGTGAGGATGATCTGTTCTGGCTCGGCACGGCCGAGGCAATCCAATTGGGACGCAATCAAGCTCAGCTGCTGCGTCGCTCGGTGCGCGCATTCTCCGCTGAACCGGTCGATCACGCCCTCATCGAAGCCGCCGTCGGCGAGGCACTCACCGCGCCCGCCCCGCACCACACCCGCCCGGTGCGCTTCGTCTGGGTGCAGGACGCCGCTACCCGTACCCGCCTGCTCGACCGGATGAAGGACAAGTGGCGGGCTGATCTCACCTCCGACGGCCGTGACCCGGAATCCGTCGAGCGACGCCTCAGCCGCGGCCAGATTCTCTACGACGCACCAGAACTCGTGATTCCGTTCCTGGTCCCCGACGGTGCTCACAGCTATCCCGACGAAGCCCGGACCCAGGCCGAGCACACCATGTTCACCGTGGCGGTGGGCGCTGCGGTGCAGGCCCTGCTGGTGGCATTGGCGGTTCGCGAGGTGGGCAGCTGCTGGATCGGCTCGACGATCTTCGCCGGTGATCTGGTGCGCGCCGAGCTCGATCTCCCCGCGGACTGGGAACCTCTGGGCGCCATCGCAATCGGACACCCCGCAGAACCGCAGCCGCCACGCGACCCGGTCCCCACCGACGGCCTGCTGGTCGTGAAGTGA
- a CDS encoding WhiB family transcriptional regulator, translating to MSYESGDFDRVVRFDGRLLGSVDNAPHIDAGQTPMGTAGRPQLSLVPEHIDVDPEAEDDQWQERALCAQTDPEAFFPEKGGSTREAKRICQGCEVKDACLEYALAHDERFGIWGGLSERERRRLKRGII from the coding sequence ATGTCTTATGAGAGCGGCGATTTCGATCGTGTGGTCCGGTTCGACGGCCGGCTACTCGGCTCGGTAGACAACGCACCGCACATCGACGCCGGGCAGACACCGATGGGGACGGCCGGACGTCCTCAGCTGAGTTTGGTACCCGAGCACATTGATGTTGATCCGGAAGCCGAAGACGACCAATGGCAGGAACGTGCGCTGTGCGCACAGACCGACCCGGAGGCGTTCTTCCCGGAGAAGGGCGGGTCTACCCGCGAGGCCAAGCGCATCTGCCAAGGATGCGAGGTGAAGGACGCCTGCCTGGAATACGCGCTCGCGCACGATGAGCGCTTCGGTATCTGGGGCGGGCTGTCCGAACGGGAGCGTCGCCGGCTCAAGCGCGGCATCATCTGA
- a CDS encoding TobH protein, whose amino-acid sequence MNAVDATVDLDDGDGLLAADRNGLLRAAAMAGAQVRATAAALAEGLLDPLRADHPPRTVIWVAGRGTAQNAGAMLAAALSASISAPIVVAAEAPPWLGALDVMIVAGDDPGDPALVNAAATGVRRGARVLIVAPNEGPLRDVAAGRAVRLWVPDDFGLTRFLAAGLAALHVVDPGMRVDLAGLADELDAEALRNSAARELFTNPAKTLVARMSDSAVVLAGDNPATLALARHGAAAMLRLAGEVVAAAELGDVLAAIGSGAVGLPAARSLFHDDEIDGPLPQRMRTFVLIAETERQAVGARVSGFDDIAVIGAEDVPEPAGAILPVGRPEQQLAILAVRMEMTAVYLKLVRG is encoded by the coding sequence GTGAACGCCGTGGACGCCACGGTCGACCTGGACGACGGTGACGGTCTTCTCGCCGCCGATCGCAACGGTCTGCTGCGGGCCGCGGCCATGGCGGGTGCCCAGGTTCGGGCCACCGCTGCGGCGTTGGCCGAGGGCCTGCTCGACCCCCTGCGCGCGGATCACCCACCGCGCACGGTGATTTGGGTTGCCGGCCGCGGCACCGCCCAGAATGCGGGCGCCATGCTGGCCGCCGCGCTCAGCGCGTCGATCTCGGCGCCGATCGTGGTGGCCGCCGAGGCCCCACCGTGGCTGGGCGCGCTGGACGTGATGATTGTGGCCGGTGACGACCCGGGTGACCCGGCACTGGTGAACGCGGCAGCCACCGGTGTGCGCCGTGGTGCGCGGGTGCTGATCGTGGCACCCAACGAGGGGCCGTTGCGCGACGTCGCGGCCGGCCGCGCGGTCCGGCTGTGGGTGCCCGACGACTTCGGGTTGACCCGCTTCCTGGCCGCTGGTCTGGCCGCGCTGCACGTGGTGGATCCGGGTATGCGGGTGGATCTGGCCGGCCTGGCAGACGAACTGGATGCCGAGGCCTTGCGCAACAGCGCCGCACGAGAACTGTTCACCAACCCCGCCAAGACACTGGTCGCGCGGATGTCGGACAGCGCCGTCGTGCTGGCCGGCGACAATCCGGCCACCCTGGCTCTGGCCCGGCACGGGGCGGCTGCGATGTTGCGCCTGGCCGGTGAGGTGGTGGCCGCAGCCGAACTCGGTGACGTACTCGCGGCGATCGGCAGCGGGGCGGTGGGGTTGCCCGCGGCCCGATCGCTGTTCCATGACGACGAGATCGACGGACCGCTGCCGCAGCGCATGCGTACCTTCGTGTTGATCGCCGAAACCGAACGACAAGCGGTGGGGGCCCGGGTCAGTGGATTCGACGACATCGCCGTGATCGGTGCCGAGGACGTGCCGGAGCCGGCCGGAGCAATCCTGCCGGTGGGACGCCCGGAACAACAACTGGCGATTTTGGCTGTCCGCATGGAGATGACGGCCGTATATTTGAAACTGGTTCGAGGATAA
- a CDS encoding metallopeptidase family protein, with the protein MRGPLLPRSVPGWRSRSERFDMAVLEAYEPIERRWASRLRELDVAVDEIPRMSPKDPDSVQWPPEVIADGPIALARLIPAGVDVRGNATRARIVLFRKPIERRVKGSDELADLLHEILVAQVATYLGVEPSVIDPTIDDD; encoded by the coding sequence ATGCGCGGTCCGCTGCTTCCGCGTTCGGTTCCGGGCTGGCGCAGCCGCTCGGAACGGTTCGACATGGCGGTGCTGGAGGCTTACGAGCCGATCGAACGGCGGTGGGCGTCGCGGCTGCGTGAACTCGACGTCGCAGTCGATGAGATTCCGCGGATGTCCCCGAAAGATCCGGACAGTGTGCAATGGCCACCCGAGGTCATCGCCGATGGGCCGATCGCGTTGGCGCGGCTGATACCTGCTGGGGTCGACGTCCGAGGAAATGCGACCCGGGCTCGAATTGTCTTGTTCCGCAAGCCGATCGAGCGCCGGGTCAAAGGATCCGACGAGCTTGCGGACCTGCTGCATGAAATCCTGGTGGCCCAGGTGGCCACCTATCTGGGAGTTGAACCGTCAGTCATCGACCCGACAATCGACGACGACTGA
- a CDS encoding phosphomannomutase/phosphoglucomutase — protein MSRPAAAVHDVIKAYDVRGLVGSQIDEAFVAEVGGAFARLVRGEGAAQVVIGYDMRASSPTLASAFADGVTAQGLDVVRIGLASTDQLYFASGLLDCPGAMFTASHNPAAYNGIKLCRAGAKPVGKDTGLSVISDEVIAGVPAYDGPAGALSDRDVLADYGSFLRSLVDLSTLRPLRIAVDAGNGMAGHTTPAVLGPIPGVTVLPLFFELDGSFPNHEANPLNPANLVDLQAHVLATGADIGLAFDGDADRCFVVDELGRPVSPSAVTALVAARELKREIGATVIHNLITSRAVPELVIERGGTPVRSRVGHSYIKGLMAETGAIFGGEHSAHYYFRDFWGADSGMLAALHVLAALGEQDRPLSEFMADYQRYEASGEINFTVSDAPACVEAVLKSFGSSIQSIDHLDGVTVDLGDGSWFNLRTSNTEPLLRLNVEARTAEDVAALVDRVSAQIRGVSEPVP, from the coding sequence ATGTCTAGGCCAGCGGCGGCTGTTCACGATGTCATCAAGGCCTATGACGTCCGGGGACTGGTCGGCAGTCAGATCGACGAGGCGTTCGTGGCCGAGGTCGGCGGTGCCTTCGCTCGACTGGTCCGCGGCGAGGGTGCCGCACAGGTCGTGATCGGCTACGACATGCGTGCCAGTTCGCCGACGCTGGCGTCCGCATTCGCCGATGGTGTCACCGCCCAGGGCCTCGACGTGGTCCGCATCGGACTGGCCTCCACCGATCAGCTGTATTTCGCCTCGGGCCTGTTGGACTGCCCGGGGGCGATGTTCACCGCGAGCCACAATCCCGCCGCCTACAACGGGATCAAACTGTGCCGCGCCGGGGCCAAGCCGGTCGGTAAGGACACCGGGCTGTCGGTCATCTCCGACGAGGTGATCGCCGGGGTGCCGGCCTACGACGGCCCGGCCGGTGCGCTGTCCGACCGCGATGTGCTGGCCGACTACGGCAGCTTCCTCCGGTCTCTGGTCGACCTCAGCACGCTGCGGCCGCTGCGCATCGCGGTCGATGCGGGCAACGGTATGGCCGGCCACACCACGCCTGCGGTGCTCGGACCGATCCCCGGTGTCACGGTGCTCCCGCTGTTCTTCGAACTCGACGGCAGCTTCCCCAATCACGAGGCCAATCCGCTGAATCCGGCGAACCTCGTCGACCTGCAGGCCCATGTCCTGGCCACCGGCGCCGACATCGGCCTGGCCTTCGACGGCGACGCTGACCGCTGTTTCGTCGTCGACGAACTCGGACGCCCGGTGTCACCTTCCGCGGTCACCGCATTGGTGGCCGCCCGCGAGCTCAAGCGCGAGATCGGTGCCACGGTGATCCACAACCTGATCACCTCGCGCGCCGTTCCCGAGCTGGTGATCGAACGTGGCGGCACCCCCGTGCGGTCCCGGGTCGGGCACTCCTACATCAAGGGCCTGATGGCCGAGACCGGCGCGATCTTCGGCGGGGAACACTCGGCGCACTACTACTTCCGTGACTTCTGGGGTGCCGACTCGGGCATGCTCGCGGCGCTGCACGTGCTCGCCGCACTGGGGGAGCAGGACCGCCCGCTCTCGGAGTTCATGGCCGACTATCAGCGGTACGAGGCATCCGGCGAGATCAACTTCACCGTGAGCGATGCCCCGGCATGCGTCGAGGCCGTGCTCAAATCCTTTGGCAGCTCGATCCAGTCCATCGATCACCTCGACGGTGTCACGGTCGATCTCGGCGACGGCAGTTGGTTCAACCTGCGCACGTCGAACACCGAACCGCTGCTGCGGCTGAACGTCGAGGCGCGCACCGCCGAGGACGTCGCCGCGCTCGTCGACAGAGTTTCGGCGCAGATCCGTGGGGTGAGCGAGCCGGTGCCGTGA